The following are encoded together in the Hydractinia symbiolongicarpus strain clone_291-10 chromosome 14, HSymV2.1, whole genome shotgun sequence genome:
- the LOC130626080 gene encoding uncharacterized protein LOC130626080: MAKVKYYVFLFFIVQIFLTVASLECNYCFSRNSMEDCITNQRKATCRDGSKCFVSETEIYEDHKFYEKGCKKSTQCNPVGVCGSTSGCTFKCCEDHLCNSSGNLKRNYLLFLAAIILSLIVTQN; this comes from the exons ATGGCGAAAGTGAAATATTacgtatttcttttttttatcgtacaaatatttttaacag TGGCCAGCCTGGAATGTAATTACTGCTTCAGTCGTAATTCTATGGAAGATTGCATTACCAATCAACGTAAAGCAACATGTAGAGATGGTTCAAAGTGTTTCGTGTCCGAAACAGAGATATACGAAGATCACAAATTTTACGAAAAGGGCTGTAAAAAGTCTACTCAATGCAACCCAGTGGGTGTTTGCGGTTCCACCAGTGGATGTACA tttaaatGTTGCGAGGATCATTTGTGTAACTCGTCTGGAAATTTAAAGCGAAATTATCTACTATTCTTAGCTGCAATAATCCTGTCGCTTATTGTGACACAAAACTAA
- the LOC130625735 gene encoding uncharacterized protein LOC130625735 isoform X2, protein MDECVSKSSKITCGGDDICYSASTSTYGNLEMALKGCVKKEKCDSYTLCGTVESFCQYKCCKDVDYCNSSSVLQTRTWLGVVFICLMLVVL, encoded by the exons ATGGATGAGTGTGTTTCCAAATCTTCAAAAATCACCTGCGGTGGAGATGACATATGCTACTCGGCTTCAACATCTACGTATGGTAACTTAGAGATGGCGTTGAAAGGTTGCGTTAAAAAAGAGAAATGTGACAGTTATACGTTATGTGGCACAGTGGAATCATTTTGTCAG tacaAATGCTGTAAAGATGTTGACTATTGCAATTCGTCATCCGTACTTCAAACTAGAACATGGCTTGGTGTTGTGTTTATATGTCTTATGTTAGTCGTtctgtaa
- the LOC130625735 gene encoding uncharacterized protein LOC130625735 isoform X1, with amino-acid sequence MARFAIQTWLCCFFLFFVRVDCLKCKYCYSKGSMDECVSKSSKITCGGDDICYSASTSTYGNLEMALKGCVKKEKCDSYTLCGTVESFCQYKCCKDVDYCNSSSVLQTRTWLGVVFICLMLVVL; translated from the exons atggCGCGCTTTGCTATACAAACGTGGTTATGCTGTTTCTTTCTCTTCTTCGTTCGAG TGGACTGCTTGAAGTGTAAATACTGCTACAGTAAGGGCTCTATGGATGAGTGTGTTTCCAAATCTTCAAAAATCACCTGCGGTGGAGATGACATATGCTACTCGGCTTCAACATCTACGTATGGTAACTTAGAGATGGCGTTGAAAGGTTGCGTTAAAAAAGAGAAATGTGACAGTTATACGTTATGTGGCACAGTGGAATCATTTTGTCAG tacaAATGCTGTAAAGATGTTGACTATTGCAATTCGTCATCCGTACTTCAAACTAGAACATGGCTTGGTGTTGTGTTTATATGTCTTATGTTAGTCGTtctgtaa